The sequence below is a genomic window from Plodia interpunctella isolate USDA-ARS_2022_Savannah chromosome 5, ilPloInte3.2, whole genome shotgun sequence.
AGATCAGGTCAGCAGAAAATTGAGGCCTCGGCAGTGGTATGACCACCGGTTTGCATTGTATTAGCTCCTCGCTGGCACATGGGTCTTCCCCCCAAGATGAGCGACTTTTGAATTGAAAGCCGGGTAGACATCTGTATAGTGATGCAACTGCATTCTGAAATAGACAAAGGTAGAAAATTataggaaattaaaaatacatttgcgCGTTGAAATAAGCAGCAGCAGTAGAAGTAAAAGGCAGATAAATATTGGTATTGAAATGAATCTGATTGAATAGTAAATGcatttgaaatttgttaaatgACAAACACTACGACATAGGGACGGGCCGGTATTGGTAAGGGATGTAGCTAACACGAACCGTGTTAGCctgtaaatatacctataaatgactagatgttgcccggtgcttatagcaatcttagataatgcaggtacctttctaatggtgaaagaatttttgaaatcggttaggtggtttcggagattacccgcctcaaacctAAAACTCACAAACGTCGTCGTCGTATCTTTATTAGAAtagtataaaagtatatattaaaaaaaaacgtatatatttaatttcggGCTCAAAgcgcgaaaactaaaaaaaagtagttacCTCGCATTTAATGAATTTCTCGCATTCATTTTTGGATTCGAAATATCCATTATTGATGGGGCAGGTGAAGTCGAACACTATTCGTGATATAAGGGTAGCCGAAAATTTTGGCGGCGGTGCCGACTGGGGCTCCACGACCACGGGTTTACAACGCACTGTGGTATCGCTGGCGCATGGGTCTTCTCCCCAAGATGAGTGGCGATTGAATTGGAGGCCAGGTAAACATTTGTATAGTGAAGCCACCGCAttctaaaaagaaattaaaataaataaacatttcaaaaaatcctTTGAATATCTTTCTATGAATATTTTCCTTTGAATATATTTCGATGAAATATTCTATCTGtcaatattttagatattcaATAGTGGTTTTTAAAGACTTACCTCGCACTTAACAAATTCCTCGCACTCGTTTTTGGAATCAAAGTATCCGTTGTTACTTGGGCAGGAGAAGTCGAGTAATAGCTTTACAACAGTAGCTGAGAATTTGGGAGCTGGATCAGTTGTAGGTTGCAGCACGGCTGCTTTACAATCAATGATGTCGACACTAGCGCACGGGTCTTCACCCCAAGCGGCCTCACTGTTAAACTGAAGTCCTGACCAGCATTTGTATGAAGATGCTATGGATTTCTAAAACGAAATTTGTTAGTATGCTAGGTGCTTTGGAAAAGTACTTCTAAAGCATTTCGTAATTACGAATATGTACCCATAGCAGCGGAACTAAACatcggaaaaaatatttgcaaattggcacaaaaagtgattttttgtacatacctcacatttaataaatttatcgcATTCCTTGTCCAGTCTAAAATATCCTTCACTTGATGTGCACTCATAATCTGCTATTTGCCTGACTATCAAATCAGCCGAGAACTTTGGTTCTGGTCGTTGTTCAATCACAAGAGTTGAACAGCGAATCATTTTCTCGTCGGCGCATGGGTCTTGACCCCAAGTAGCATAGCGATTGAATTGTCGCCCCGTTGAACATTTGTAAACAGACGCTATAGATTtctgaaatacattttaatgtaaattcaatatttatctgTTCCCGCTGTCTATTAACTGGCTTCATTAGTTCATGTCTATCAGAAATTTTtctacataaatattcatatttccGTTCTtaacattcattattttattaatatacattaacgatataaatttttaattattgtatctatctaaaatttaatgaaaatctaagtaaaatttatacatcaattaaaaattcttcaaCTTACATCGCATAGGTAGAATAGGTCGCAATCAGTATCTATGCCGTAATATCCTTCACTCGCAGGACACGAAAAGTTGTAAGTTCTGGTGATGAAATCAGCTGATAATTTTGGTATTAGAGGGGGGTGGATGATGACAGTTTTACACCGGACTATTTCAGAGTTGACGCAGGGATCTACTCCCCATAGAGCGTACGAGTTAAATTGAAGTCCAGGATTGCATTTGTATGATGAGGCGATCGAAttctaaaaacataattttagtaaatagtATAACTGTGTAAATAGATATCTTACACCAAttgataaagtaaattaaaaaactatttatcgctaatatttaatgaatggCTAATAGATATTGCAAGTTCAGGATCACAATGTacttattgtttgtttttttttgtataccatagtatatattttaacttacttCACACTTGACAAACATTTCACAGTCATTTTCAAATCTGTGGTACCCATTGGCTGCTGGACAGGAGTAGCCATCGATACGAGCCAAAATTAATGATGCAGAAATCCTTAGTAGCTGTCCTTCAGCCACGGCTACAGCTTTGCAGCCAACCTCGGATTCCTTCTCACAGGGATCGTGTATCCACGAGGCGTAACGATTGAACTGTAGTCCTGATGCACATTTGTACAGTGACGCTATTGATTTCTGGAATTAGAATTATGGTATGGACAAAATTGTAACATGACTGTACAGTcgtaaaatattgatttcaaGAGCTGGGTTTACCTCACACTTTATGAATTTGTCACAATGATTTTCTGAGATAAAGTAGCCCTCGCTTGCCGGGCACGAGAATGTAGGCAGTGCGCTTAAGAAGGTCGCTGAGAACTTCAATTCTGGTTCTGGCCGTACGACTACAGTTTTACATAGTACGTCAGCAGAGCATGGATCGTGGTCCCATGCTGCGTTGCTGTTAAACGTCAAACCAGAAGCACAAGCATATGAAGAAGgaacttttttctaaaaaaaaatatatatatgtcaaacatttatataattccgttgttaaaatatactcgtaaattAACCTAAAAGCACGTTTAGGCCAAGATTACTAAAATAAAGATCTTATTGTATCCTAtaggcaaatattttttaaattgcatttaCATTATCAATAAACTCACCTCACACTTGATAAATTTTTCGCAATTCTTTTCCAGTCTGTAATATCCGTTTTCAGAGGGACAAATAAAGTCAAtactatttgtaattaatacaGCTGAAAACTTGGTAGGTATGATTCTTATTTCGGGTTTGACTTCAATTTCAATTCCGTTGTTCTCGCATTTTGCTTTTGACGGCTCATCACAAGGATCTGACGGCCAGACTGTGTTTCGCTTGAAATGAAGTCCGTttgaacatttaaataatttcaaaacgTTATCCTATAAAGATAATCAATTATTAGCTTCTTgttaaataatctaatataaaaatatgtttagtttaattttagccAGAATCTATTTTTTGCAACATGTTGATGCTAATGAAGTAGATTACCTTGCATTGCACAAACTTATCACAGTGGTTTACAACCTCGTAGTATCCATTTTCCACattacatttgtatttgtgCTGAAGAttagaaaagtaattttctatGCCTTCCTGCGTCGTCAACCCCGTGCTTTTCACAGGCTCTTCATACCGATATACAATAAAACCCGGTgatttttcaattggcgctgGTTGTGTTGTCATTTCTAATTCGGTGGCATTGAGACCATATTTTGGAATAATTAAAGTCGAGGATAATTTGGGAATAGGAGTATAGTTTTTTGTACTCGAAGGAACTTCGGAAATGGCAACAAGTTGAAGAGGACGTGGTTCTGGAGTCGTCCAGGTTATTGTGTTTGACGATTTTTTGGGAAGTTCCGATTCTGTATTGTGAGTCGGAATAGATCCAAAATTGAAGATGCGGTGTTTGGGGTTTATTTGGATAGTGGGTTCCTCCAATTTAACAATTGTTGGTGGTATTGCCGAAGTGGTCAATGGTTTAGACTCAACAGACGTTTCAGGTGAAATTGAGGATCGACTTGTCGATGCTTTCAGTTCCGTCTCACTATTAAGAGTTGAACCAGATGCATTGTGGTCAAAGGATTTAATGTCGAACTTGGGTTTATGTGACACTGTTGTTATTATTGGTGGCTCGGATTTGACAATTTCGGGAACCCAG
It includes:
- the LOC128670255 gene encoding uncharacterized protein LOC128670255 codes for the protein MVREKIPFLFLLLLIHVNAVEIYNDGQSSESSWFKNWRKSVTKHPADSNQITLSSSTPALPKYLEPSSTVAPVHLEIKKINSYTIAPEIIEGRSVRPSPASTTEEAVVEIKPRRVFNFREQEVSHVATEAPKTSPTIISWVPETIVESKSSSLASPAIIKTEKPLHKIHRFEFGLIQPSYSETHNLNASPSVSWVPEIVKSEPPIITTVSHKPKFDIKSFDHNASGSTLNSETELKASTSRSSISPETSVESKPLTTSAIPPTIVKLEEPTIQINPKHRIFNFGSIPTHNTESELPKKSSNTITWTTPEPRPLQLVAISEVPSSTKNYTPIPKLSSTLIIPKYGLNATELEMTTQPAPIEKSPGFIVYRYEEPVKSTGLTTQEGIENYFSNLQHKYKCNVENGYYEVVNHCDKFVQCKDNVLKLFKCSNGLHFKRNTVWPSDPCDEPSKAKCENNGIEIEVKPEIRIIPTKFSAVLITNSIDFICPSENGYYRLEKNCEKFIKCEKKVPSSYACASGLTFNSNAAWDHDPCSADVLCKTVVVRPEPELKFSATFLSALPTFSCPASEGYFISENHCDKFIKCEKSIASLYKCASGLQFNRYASWIHDPCEKESEVGCKAVAVAEGQLLRISASLILARIDGYSCPAANGYHRFENDCEMFVKCENSIASSYKCNPGLQFNSYALWGVDPCVNSEIVRCKTVIIHPPLIPKLSADFITRTYNFSCPASEGYYGIDTDCDLFYLCDKSIASVYKCSTGRQFNRYATWGQDPCADEKMIRCSTLVIEQRPEPKFSADLIVRQIADYECTSSEGYFRLDKECDKFIKCEKSIASSYKCWSGLQFNSEAAWGEDPCASVDIIDCKAAVLQPTTDPAPKFSATVVKLLLDFSCPSNNGYFDSKNECEEFVKCENAVASLYKCLPGLQFNRHSSWGEDPCASDTTVRCKPVVVEPQSAPPPKFSATLISRIVFDFTCPINNGYFESKNECEKFIKCENAVASLYRCLPGFQFKSRSSWGEDPCASEELIQCKPVVIPLPRPQFSADLILSYMLDFKCTTSNGYFKFGDDCVKFVKCENSKASSYKCWSGLHFNPQAPWGQDPCASASEVGCRPVILPPITTPAPRFSAILISSPLVDYKCLESNGYFGIDNDCDRFIKCEMLMPSLYMCPKGLQFNRRARFGEDPCASTSIAQCESRTTTTTTPATILSYTLIMRQVFGYTCAAANGYYSVKNQCGQFIECKNYIPSLYKCNSGLYFNRNVMWGADPCALPSVAHCEQTPKSPPGPIEHHDSFQCPERDGMYPLDNFECSKYLMCKMGRATIMPCPAGLVFNDELQTCDWPVNVPSCNPELFHGFSCPAPESDEYNTPSDKIIKFKFEQSCTHYIACQHGHPRLLSCNKGLVFSEEYQACLIQDMVPSCRG